The nucleotide sequence CCCGAACGAGGAACTCCTCGCGCCTCGATTGCGCTCCGCTCTCCCCTGGTCCGGTGTGACTCAACTGGGTCTGGACCACAATGATTGCCACAACCAAGGCCGCGGCATAGACGATGAACGGAACACGTAGCCCTAGGCCGCCGAGCAATCCGCCGATCAGCGGCCCCCCGATCGAGCCAAGCAGGAACGCCGAACTGTACAAGCTGTTGACGCGACCGCGCATATCCGGGGGCGCCAGCCGGATCAGAAGCGCCATCGCTGAAATCGTGAACATCGTGGAACCGACGCCACCTAGCCCGCGAAAAATCATGAGCTGCCAGTAGTTCTGGGCGGCGGCACACGCCGCGGTGGACACGGCGACTATGGCAAGTCCCCCGAGGTACACCGGACGTTCCCCGAGTTTTTGTACCAACTGCCCGCTCGCAGGCGCGAATATCAGGCGCGTCAGCGCGAACACACTCACGATCGCGGAAGCCGCCGTGATTCCCACGTTGAAGCTTCTCGCGAACTCGGGAAGCACTGGAGCTATGAGGCCGAAGCCGAGCGCAATGACAAATGCAGCGGCGACCAGCACCCATATCTGCCGCATGGTGTGCTGGTGGCTACCTGACGCTGGCGCCGACCTTCGGCGGCGAATGAACCTGCCCATCGTGGCAGAGCCTATGGTGCGGACTCGGGATCCGCTACAGCGCCTTCAATTCTCTACTCGTGTCCGCCGCTCCTGAAGCGTGGAAATAGAGTGTCCTCGTTGCGGGGCGCGAGGAAGCCGCGAGGCAAGGCGGACATCTGGGAGTACCCGGTGTAGACGCGGTGTAATCCGTCACACTTGTGTGATGGATCAGCAAGAGTGCATCTTCTGCAGCATCGTGGCGGGGTCCGGCCCCGCCCACGTCGTGTACGAAGATGAGAATGTTGTCGCTTTTCTTGACATTCGACCGATCAAGCGCGGCCACACCCTGGTCATCCCTCGAACTCACGCACAGGACCTGAGCGAACTGCCACAACAATTAGGTGCGCAAGTATTCTCGGCCGCACAGATTATCGCGCGGGCCGTCCGCGACGAGAGAATTGGGGCCGAGGGCGCCAATATCGTGATCAACGACGGCGAAGCAGCCTTCCAAACCGTCCCGCACACGCATATCCACGTGATTCCGCGGCGCCACGGCGACAAAATGCGGCTCGCGGGGGGCCTACTTACCCGGCGCGCGTCAGCACTGCCCGAGACAGCGGCACTATTGCGCGCGGCGATCAATGAGGCCGCGGGGACGCAGGACTAGATATCTCACGGCAGCCTGTCGCCTCCTGCCGCTAGCCCGTCGCTCTCGAACCTGGCGAGTGTGAGCGAGACGCAATTTCCGAAACCCAAGGCGAGCTTCGCTGATGAGAGCTCGAACGCCGCTCGCGCAACTCATCTGCGCCCTCAAGCATGACCGCTATCAACTGTTCCGGATCTGATTCAAAAACAAACCTCATCCGGCGAAGTTCGCCAGGCGCAAACAACGCAGAGGACTCTATGGCGCTCATCCAATATTCGATATCGCCGTTGCGTATCGCTTCAATGGACTGGCGATCAGCAAGGCCATCAGCGCACTCGTATGCGAGGATCGCGCGAACGAGCTCGCGGGTACCAGAGGTCACCGTCATCATCTCTCCAACTCTCCACCAAGCCCGACCGACCCCGACCTCGGATGGGCTCAGATTGCGCAGTCGCCTCCGCGACCTCCCTCTTGGTTCCGCTCCAGCCAGGCAGACAGGAGCTAATCGGGTAGACAGCCCATGAGGCCAGCGCTTTCACCGGCCTGGACAATTTTTATGGTAGCCGCACTTAAGCCCATTGAACACCACCGTTTGGTGATGTTTACAAAACGCACAGATAACATGACTGAAACCCTTATCACAGGAGGATAACGGCCGCAGAGAATCTTTAAGGTTTGCACAAATATTGCACAAGTCAGAGCGATCTCGAGTACTAGGTCAGGAGCGGAGACCTCCCCGCTTTAGCGTCCTGAGCTGCAGATTCACCCCCTTGGAGCAGTCGGCCCTTCGGGGTCTGACAGGCACTGCTGGCGAATGACCGTCCACTTTCACCTGTCAGTCAGACGGATGACTCCTTAGCTGCCCACTTTGGGATCGTTGCGACACGTGTGACTACTGGAAACAATTGGGTCACAGGACACCTACACAAACATCACGGATTTCTGAGGAATCTATGATTGTGAAACGCCCGTACTGATTCTGCGCGGCGTTCACGGAACAGATATTGCGACAGAGTCGTGCACGAGCACTCCAGCCTCGCCCTGAGCCAGTTGCAGCGCAGCGAGAAGCTCGCGTGGAGTCGGCGAGGAACGAGCCAGTTCGTCAAATACCGCCGCAGCCGGCGCGGGAACAGCGCAGAGCGAGAATACGGCACTGGCGCCGCGCAGCAGCGGCACAGACCATGCGAGGACGCTTCCGCCTTGAACGACTTTCCCGCGTAGTTCAGCGGCCACGTAGCACCGCGTCACGTCACCATCCAGGCTGGTAAGCGCCAGCAGGTTGTCGCTAGTGCCCACCGCATCGACGACGAAGATGCGACGACGCACTCCCGCCCATCGCTCGAGCAATGCGCGTTCATTGCTGGGCAGGAGACCGCCCCGCGTTCGCAAGAAATGATGCAACATTCCGCCCTCGACCACGACACATGAGACGACCAAAGGGTCAGCAATAAGGCCTGACAACTCGCTGTCATCGGGTAGGGGAACTTGATCCGAGTCCTGCCGCAGCGCCTGTGCGACCTCGATCAGCGCCATCCGGGCGCTCGGGTCGGATCTGGTGAATCGGAGAAGCTTGCTGTATAGCCCCTTCGCTGTGTCGATCTCCGATATAGGCGGCGCGAGCTCCAATTCACGCATCAGAGCCCCGAGTACGGAGTGCGGCAAGCAGTCCTTCCGCTTGCGTCGTGGCAGTCCAGTGAGTATTCGTTGGGCCTCGTCGAACTCCCCACGATCAACCGCGACTTCGGCGGCGAACTCAACGCCAGGACCCCACTCAGGCAACTCACGAATGCATCGTTGCGCGAACGCGATGACGTCAGCCGTCATTCCCTCGGCCGCTGCTATCGCGCCGCAGACCCAGGCAAGGACGCCTGCGGCCTGACCGTGCGGCGCCTGAGCGACGCTGACAGTCAGCAGATCGAGAATCCGCGACCGTTGCGCCTCGTCATGCAGCCAGGGGGCGATCATGCCGTACGCAGCGCCTGCACTCTCGACCTTGGCGGCACATCGAATGACATCGCTGTGCAGGTCGGCAGTGCCAAGGCCGCCGAGGGCACCACGTACCCGATTGTGCATAGTGGCGACGGCAGCTGCTTCGTCCACATCCATACCGTGCGCCGCCACAAGGAACTCGATCCGCTCGTCGTTGCGGTACTTCTCGAAGTCGAACTGGTCCAGGCCCACACGGTCGCCGTCCCACGAAACGCGATAGCGTGCTAAAAGTTCACTGAGGGGCAGCGACGGCGCGCGGCAGAACTCCGGATCATCGCGGCAGAGGTAGGCCACCAGTGAGTGGAGCCCGGCCGGAGCTCCTTCCCGATCCCTCACGAAGCGGCGTACCCGGGTACGCAGGTCAGCGCGAGGACGAGTTAATTCGTCGCGGTCTACGCGAAGAATTTCAGCGCCAGCGTGGCTGGTGACAACACCGACGATGTCTCCCGGGGCAAAGCTCGCTAGTGTTCCCCGCCGGAGGTACAGATGGGTAACGCATTCGCCGCCGCCAAACTCCATAAACGGTGCGATGTCCGGGATTGTCACGACCACGTCGTTCCGGATCTCAGCGGCCGACAGGACGTGTGTGGGTACCCGGCCACCGAAATCTGCCCTCACTGGAACATTACTTCGTCGTGAAATATGTCGTCGCTCTGCACGTACCGCAAAACAGAGAGCGCCGCGTACTCGTCAGGGCAGTCGTCATCAGTGACAACGCACGCGTCAAGGCCTGCAGCAAGTGTGGCCTCATCGATGTCCAGCCCGATGAATACAAGGCGGGTACACGGGCGCTCCGCAGTCCCCCACGTCCCCCGTTCGACTCGGAGCGATCTGCCGACAAGCTGCAAGACAAGCCGCGACCCGTCACCGTAATCACCGAGGTCGAGCACCCCCTTCGCCCGGTATAGGCCGGGCGGGCGTTCTTCGAGAAAGGACACGAATCTGCGCGGGTGTAGAGGGCGTTCTGACGACCACGCGACAGACTGATACGACGGATGATGGTGGTGGTGGTCATGATCATCGTGCTCGAGCAGCTGATCAAAAGAGAGTTGCTCAGCGTGGCGCGAGCGCCGCGGACGCGACACGGGGTCGAACAGAAGCTCGGGATCGACGCGACAGAACGCCGTGGCGACAACGGGCGCCTTCGGATTCGGCAGCGCCACCTGCTTACGCAGCTCAGCAAGCTGATCGACGGCGATGCGATCAGATTTGTTCAGCAGCACCAGGTCCGCTACACGAACGTGCTGAGCGAGCTCCGGGTGCTGCGCGTGCACGGACGCTTCGGCATCGACGACAAGGACGAGCCCCGCGAAATGAAAGCGAGGATCATCTGCGGAAAGCACCAGCCTTGCCAGTGCGCCCGGTTCTGCAACGCCACTCGCTTCCACCGCAATTACGTCCACGCTCGGCTTGGCACTCGCGAGCTTCCCGAGCATGTCCGTGATGTCTTCGGTGTCGACTTCACAACAAATGCAGCCATTGCTGAGTGAAACCATAGCGTCGACCTGGCCGGCGACCAGCAGCGCGTCAATATTGATCGCACCGAAATCATTGACCATGACACCGATGCGTGTGTCGCGATTGTGCCTGAGCAAGTAGTTCAGCAGGGTCGTCTTTCCTGACCCTAGAAATCCCGCTATCACCAGCACCGGGATGGACTTGCGCGACAACGCCCACCTCCTCTGCTCATCCAGCGCCTTGGCCTCACCCGCGCCACGTATGGCCCGGCTTCGTGATCGGCCCAATCCTAGTCGGGCACACCGACAGAAAGAGTGTGCCCACAGTCGTCAGCGTCGGCGCGTACCTTCAAGATATGGCTCACACGAAGGCTGGTCAGCCGCGGCGCCTCACATCCCGTGTCACGCGCACCGCAGCTCTCATTCTCGCTGCGTTCCTGTTCATGGTTGCAGGTTGTAGCGACGGCGATGATTCTTACAGCGCCCCCGCCCGGGATCTCCCGGGCATGTCCGAGGATTTTCGCGGCGATGGCGCTTTTCCTGAGTCGAGTCCGGCAGCCCCCGATGACGTGGATGCAATGCGGCGTCAGATTATCCAGACCGCGCACATGATGATCCGCGTAGACGATGCTGCCGCGAGTGCGGCCGAAGCTACACGAATCGCAGAGTCTGTCGAGGGGCGAGTTGACGATCGGACTGAGCGCCCCGAAACAGCGCACTCCACGGGGTCAGCACGGCTCACCATCCGAGTGCCTGCGAGCGAACTCGACAGCGTCATAGATGAATTCCGCGAATTGGGCACTGTTGAGGAAGTCACCGTCTCCGCGCGCGACGTCACAACCGAAGTAATCGATATCGACGCGCGAATCGACTCTCTGACGCGTTCAATAGAGCGGCTCCAGGAGATAATTTCCGACGCGACGTCAGCTGAGGATCTCATCGCCGGCGAGAACGCACTCTCTCAGCGGCAGGCCGAGTTGGAGAGCCTCCAGGCGCGCCGCACCTATCTAGCCGACCAGGTCTCGCTTTCGACGATCACCCTCTCGCTCGAGCAGCGTCCCGCAGCCGAACAGAATCCTGCCGCTGGGTTCTGGGGCGGAGTCCAACAGGGGTGGGAAGCGTTACTTTCGGCAGTCCGCGCAGCGATAATCGGTGCCGGACTTTCACTTCCATGGCTCGGGTTCTTCCTCCTCGGAGGGGGCATCATCTATCTTGCGGTGAGGTTAGTTGCGCGCCGCCGCTAGATCCTCGCCAAACTGTTATCGCAACGCGACCCACTCAGCGGCGAGTTTCATACGATCGAGCCATGAAGCATCGGGCCTTGAATCAGCGCTTTGCGCGTCGGACAGTCACCCTGGCTGCTATTGCAGCGGTTATCGTCGCGGGTGGCTGCTCGTCACCAGACACTGATACGCCTGCGGCACCCGACACGACGGTAACGCCAACCCATTCGCCACAAGATGCGGCGACCGGGACGGATCTCACGCCGGAACCATCGCCAACTCACGCTGACGCCCCAGAAGAGCAGCCTCCCGCGCCGGCCGCACCGCCCGCTCAGGCGGCGCCAGCGCCCCCTGCGGTAACCAATTTCGACGGGCACGCAGGGCCACAGTCGCAAGCCCAGGGCGACGGGACGTTCCTCAGTGTCACAGGGGTACGCACCGGTCAGCACGATGGGTATACCCGAATAGTGATCGACATGGATGGGCAGGGGAACCAGCCTGGCTACGACGCACGCTACGTCGACGCAGCATACGAAGCGGGTTCGGGCAATCTCCTTCCGGTAGCAGGAGCCACCATTCTGCAGGTGAACATCAGTGGATGGGGCTACCCGTTCGACACCGGCGTTGATCCATATGCTGGGCCTCGCACCATGGGTGGGCCCGCCTCAGGTTCTGTCGCTCAAGTCCAGCTCGGCAGCTTCTACGAGGGAGTAGCACAGATCTTCGTCGGAGTTCGCGACAACGACAAGCCGTATCGGGTCAGCACATTGCAGAACCCGACGCGTGTAGTCATCGATGTGGCGGACTAGTCAGTCTGGCGGATGCGCCTCTTTCTTGCCTCGTACCGGCTGGGTACAGACTCGGGTGCACTGACTCGTCTCTGCGCCCCGCCCTGCAGAGTGGGTGTCATCGCGAATGCCGCAGACGGCTGGCCGTCTGCGGCACGTGACTGGGCCGTCACGAGCGAATTCACAATGCTGCGACCGCTCGGGTACGAGCCCGAAGAGATCGACCTGCGTGCTTTCATTGGCGCACCGAACGAGACGGTGGAACACCTTCGAACGTATCCGCTGATATGGGTTCGCGGTGGCAACACCTTTGTCCTTCGGGCCCGCATGGCACAAAGCGGCGCGGACGCCGCATTGCAGGAACTCGTTGGCACGGGCGCGGTCGCGTACGGCGGGTACAGCGCCGGAGCCTGCATCCTGTCACCGTCTCTCCGCGGCCTAGAACTGTTCGACGACCCCGCGGAGGTGCCCCTTGTGTGCGCGGCCACCCCGATTTGGGAGGGTCTGGGCATCGTGACTTTCCAGATCGTTCCGCATTATCAGTCGGAAGGCCACGAACACCCTGAACGTGTTGACGAACTCGTCCATAGCTACACGCGCGAGGGCGTCGATTTTCGCACCCTGCGCGACAGCGAGGTCCTCACAATCGTGACTGGCTGAGGAGCCAACAACCGGAATGGTCGCAGGTCACTGGTACGAGACAAACCACGGCGCTGGCTCAACGTACATGGTTTCGGCTGGTGTGAACGTGGGCGAGTCCTCGTCGTAGAAGTTCTTCCAGCCAAGCCAAATGTCGTCGGACAGGTCCTGTTTCAGGACGTTCCACGTGTCCATCTTCTGAGCCGGTACCCCGTGCCCATCGGCATGGATCAGGAGGGAGACTTCCTCCCGGCTCGTATCGAGCTGGTCCCGGTTGGTGATCATCCTTGTCTGGAACTGGTGCAGGACCAGAAGCTTCTGAGGGAGGTTGTGCTCCGCGGTCAGATCGGCTAGCCACTCGATGACCTCGTTGACCTCGCTCGCATCAACCTGCCCGACCTGTCGGAGATGAACCTGGTCTGGGCGAAGGCGCCACTCCGGGTCTAGCGCGAGACCAACGTGCGGTTCCGCGAGGAGCTCCTCGAATAGTTTGGCCTGCGTCAAGAAATCTGTGCGGCCGGGCTGCAGATCGAGAACAATGTACGTGCCCTCATCACGCGCGGCATCGACCCACGGGCGGATATCCTCGACCCGCGAGACGTTCGAGTACTGGTTGTCCGCCCCCGGAGACACCGACGCGACCGTCACGATGACCTCGAGAGCCGGTATCACCGCTTCACCTGAATAATCCTCATAGAGCCCTGCCAGCTCACGTGCGCGGGCGATCGCATCCTCCGGCCCCTGCTCACCGAGGACGCCCATTGCCGGCACACCTGGGTGCCCGTACAGGGCAATCATTCGCCTGCCGGGGTAAATCAGCTGGCCCCCGCCGGGAAGCTCCGCCACATTAAGTGCGCTGTCGATTCGCTCCCGTATCTGCGCAGAAGTTCCGAAATGGCTTCCCAGTGCGAGAATGGTCGCGTCCGCGTTTTCTCTCACCGCATCGACGGACTCCCGGTTGACCCGCGGATCTGGCACGGGCAGTACCACGACCTGCGCTCCCGCTGCTTTGGCCACAGCAGTCGCCGCGACGTGGTCTGCCCGCTCACCAGGCTCGGGAACACCGTTCGGTGAGGTGAAAACGACCACCTGCGTGTCCTGACTGCCGCGCCCGAAGCTGGGCAGGGTGGCATCGGTGGCCGCCACGGAGCCGTCACCGGTGTTCTCGCTCGGCTCCACCACGGCCGACGGAATGGTCAGCAGTACGTGCTCGCTCGAGTCGAGTGCAGCAAGCGCAGCCCCCGCTTCGGAGATG is from Hoyosella subflava DQS3-9A1 and encodes:
- a CDS encoding DUF4349 domain-containing protein — encoded protein: MAHTKAGQPRRLTSRVTRTAALILAAFLFMVAGCSDGDDSYSAPARDLPGMSEDFRGDGAFPESSPAAPDDVDAMRRQIIQTAHMMIRVDDAAASAAEATRIAESVEGRVDDRTERPETAHSTGSARLTIRVPASELDSVIDEFRELGTVEEVTVSARDVTTEVIDIDARIDSLTRSIERLQEIISDATSAEDLIAGENALSQRQAELESLQARRTYLADQVSLSTITLSLEQRPAAEQNPAAGFWGGVQQGWEALLSAVRAAIIGAGLSLPWLGFFLLGGGIIYLAVRLVARRR
- a CDS encoding HIT family protein, with the protein product MDQQECIFCSIVAGSGPAHVVYEDENVVAFLDIRPIKRGHTLVIPRTHAQDLSELPQQLGAQVFSAAQIIARAVRDERIGAEGANIVINDGEAAFQTVPHTHIHVIPRRHGDKMRLAGGLLTRRASALPETAALLRAAINEAAGTQD
- a CDS encoding cell wall-binding repeat-containing protein, with the translated sequence MRGRVKGLVVAAVCVVGVSLSPGCAIPGRAGDNAPAQVNEHVPKETDSETGQPVPEVVGDGDGGIALSASQQFFGRAPFVVLAPEDDHDAIVRGASLAVATSVPLLVVGPADEASIAQELGRLNADTAVAVGSVPAIDGADILAIDGSPEQLSELTGLTFRPEELSDISEAGAALAALDSSEHVLLTIPSAVVEPSENTGDGSVAATDATLPSFGRGSQDTQVVVFTSPNGVPEPGERADHVAATAVAKAAGAQVVVLPVPDPRVNRESVDAVRENADATILALGSHFGTSAQIRERIDSALNVAELPGGGQLIYPGRRMIALYGHPGVPAMGVLGEQGPEDAIARARELAGLYEDYSGEAVIPALEVIVTVASVSPGADNQYSNVSRVEDIRPWVDAARDEGTYIVLDLQPGRTDFLTQAKLFEELLAEPHVGLALDPEWRLRPDQVHLRQVGQVDASEVNEVIEWLADLTAEHNLPQKLLVLHQFQTRMITNRDQLDTSREEVSLLIHADGHGVPAQKMDTWNVLKQDLSDDIWLGWKNFYDEDSPTFTPAETMYVEPAPWFVSYQ
- a CDS encoding CobW family GTP-binding protein; amino-acid sequence: MSRKSIPVLVIAGFLGSGKTTLLNYLLRHNRDTRIGVMVNDFGAINIDALLVAGQVDAMVSLSNGCICCEVDTEDITDMLGKLASAKPSVDVIAVEASGVAEPGALARLVLSADDPRFHFAGLVLVVDAEASVHAQHPELAQHVRVADLVLLNKSDRIAVDQLAELRKQVALPNPKAPVVATAFCRVDPELLFDPVSRPRRSRHAEQLSFDQLLEHDDHDHHHHHPSYQSVAWSSERPLHPRRFVSFLEERPPGLYRAKGVLDLGDYGDGSRLVLQLVGRSLRVERGTWGTAERPCTRLVFIGLDIDEATLAAGLDACVVTDDDCPDEYAALSVLRYVQSDDIFHDEVMFQ
- a CDS encoding AMIN-like domain-containing (lipo)protein translates to MKHRALNQRFARRTVTLAAIAAVIVAGGCSSPDTDTPAAPDTTVTPTHSPQDAATGTDLTPEPSPTHADAPEEQPPAPAAPPAQAAPAPPAVTNFDGHAGPQSQAQGDGTFLSVTGVRTGQHDGYTRIVIDMDGQGNQPGYDARYVDAAYEAGSGNLLPVAGATILQVNISGWGYPFDTGVDPYAGPRTMGGPASGSVAQVQLGSFYEGVAQIFVGVRDNDKPYRVSTLQNPTRVVIDVAD
- a CDS encoding Type 1 glutamine amidotransferase-like domain-containing protein, whose product is MRLFLASYRLGTDSGALTRLCAPPCRVGVIANAADGWPSAARDWAVTSEFTMLRPLGYEPEEIDLRAFIGAPNETVEHLRTYPLIWVRGGNTFVLRARMAQSGADAALQELVGTGAVAYGGYSAGACILSPSLRGLELFDDPAEVPLVCAATPIWEGLGIVTFQIVPHYQSEGHEHPERVDELVHSYTREGVDFRTLRDSEVLTIVTG